Proteins from a single region of Salipiger sp. H15:
- a CDS encoding cupin domain-containing protein, producing the protein MPKLDPQPVTTHRSSRHRVLGDGPGPYGCQLLSDPGGLSQFGAFIEELPPGSASGWRHWHEREDEMVYVLSGTLVLVEDEELPMGPGDCACWPAGHAVGHRLENRSDAPARYMVIGTRSGADVIHYSDHDLVTETHGAARVYRRRDGSEIERHDGREET; encoded by the coding sequence ATGCCGAAACTCGATCCCCAACCCGTCACCACCCACCGCTCGAGCCGTCACCGCGTGCTCGGCGACGGCCCCGGCCCCTACGGCTGCCAGCTGCTTTCCGACCCCGGCGGGCTCAGCCAGTTCGGCGCCTTCATCGAGGAGTTGCCGCCCGGCTCCGCCTCGGGCTGGCGGCACTGGCACGAACGCGAGGACGAGATGGTCTACGTGCTGAGCGGCACCCTCGTTCTGGTCGAGGACGAGGAGCTGCCGATGGGTCCCGGCGACTGCGCCTGCTGGCCCGCCGGTCACGCGGTCGGCCACCGGCTCGAGAACCGCTCGGACGCGCCGGCGCGCTACATGGTGATCGGCACGCGCAGCGGCGCCGATGTCATCCATTACAGCGACCATGACCTCGTGACCGAGACCCATGGCGCGGCGCGGGTCTACCGCCGCCGCGACGGGTCGGAGATCGAGCGGCACGACGGGAGGGAGGAGACATGA
- a CDS encoding 3-hydroxyacyl-CoA dehydrogenase NAD-binding domain-containing protein, whose translation MSDFSASTGDGVCTISWDTPGKSMNVMSLEALAELDALVGAALQDAAVKGIVITSAKPGSFAGGMDLNTLAALRESAGDDPAQGIFDGIMGLHAVLRRIERAGMDAQDKGGKPIACALPGTALGIGFELALACHRIFAAPEPKAKIGLPEIKVGLFPGAGGTTRLVRKLGAMGAAPYLLEGTLLSPDKAQKAGLIDEVAGDPLAAARDWVLRAAPEDLVKPWDRKGYRLPGGGPYHPAGFMTFVGASAMVNGKTKGVYPAARALLSAVYEGAQVPFDTALRIEARWFTHVMLDPSSSAMIRTLFVSKEALEKGARRPAEVPPQSVRKLGVLGAGMMGAGIALVAAQAGIGVVLLDRTQEAADKGRAHAEAYLDDGVKRGKTSPEQRQAVLDRLTATADFDALAGCDMIIEAVFEDPEVKAEVTRTALRHVPESCIFATNTSSLPINKLSEASLMPENFVGLHFFSPVEKMMLVEVIKGARTGPRAVAKALDFARMIRKTPIVVNDARFFYANRCIIPYLNEGIRMLREGVAPALIENAAKLAGMPLGPLQLVDETSIELGVKIAQATKAAMGESYRDADVDEVLGRMVELGRLGRKAGAGFYAYEDGKRLGLWEGLAAEWPVAAEQPDLMELQHRLLFVQSLEAVRALERHVLSDIREGDVGAVLGWGFAPWSGGPFSWLDMLGAPYAAARAAELAERHGRRFACPETLAEMARKGQSFYGSRAAGT comes from the coding sequence ATGAGCGATTTCTCTGCCAGCACCGGGGACGGCGTCTGCACGATCAGCTGGGACACGCCGGGCAAGTCGATGAACGTCATGAGCCTCGAGGCGCTGGCCGAGCTCGACGCGCTGGTCGGCGCGGCGCTCCAGGATGCGGCGGTAAAGGGCATCGTGATCACCTCCGCCAAGCCCGGCAGCTTTGCCGGGGGCATGGACCTCAACACCCTCGCCGCGCTGCGCGAGAGCGCCGGGGACGATCCGGCGCAGGGCATCTTCGACGGGATCATGGGGCTGCACGCGGTGCTGCGCCGGATCGAGCGCGCCGGGATGGACGCGCAGGACAAGGGCGGCAAGCCCATCGCCTGCGCCCTGCCCGGCACCGCGCTCGGCATCGGCTTCGAGCTGGCGCTGGCCTGCCACCGCATCTTCGCCGCGCCCGAGCCGAAGGCCAAGATCGGCCTGCCCGAGATCAAGGTCGGGCTCTTTCCCGGCGCGGGCGGCACGACGCGACTGGTGCGCAAGCTCGGGGCCATGGGCGCCGCGCCCTACCTTCTCGAGGGCACGCTGCTGTCTCCCGACAAGGCGCAGAAGGCCGGGCTGATCGACGAGGTCGCCGGGGACCCGCTCGCCGCCGCCCGCGACTGGGTGCTGCGCGCCGCGCCCGAGGATCTGGTGAAGCCCTGGGACCGCAAGGGCTACAGGCTGCCCGGCGGCGGCCCCTACCACCCGGCGGGCTTCATGACCTTCGTCGGCGCCTCGGCCATGGTGAACGGCAAGACCAAGGGGGTCTACCCGGCGGCCAGGGCACTGCTGTCGGCGGTCTACGAGGGCGCGCAGGTGCCCTTCGACACGGCGCTGAGGATCGAGGCGCGCTGGTTCACCCATGTCATGCTCGACCCCTCCTCCTCGGCGATGATCCGCACGCTCTTCGTCAGCAAGGAGGCGCTGGAGAAGGGCGCCCGCCGCCCGGCGGAGGTGCCGCCGCAGAGCGTCAGGAAGCTGGGCGTGCTCGGCGCCGGGATGATGGGCGCGGGCATCGCGCTGGTCGCGGCGCAGGCGGGGATCGGGGTGGTGCTGCTCGACCGCACGCAAGAGGCGGCCGACAAGGGCCGCGCCCATGCCGAGGCCTACCTCGACGACGGGGTCAAACGCGGCAAGACCAGCCCCGAGCAGCGGCAGGCGGTGCTGGACCGGCTGACCGCCACCGCCGATTTCGACGCGCTTGCCGGCTGCGACATGATCATCGAGGCGGTGTTCGAGGACCCGGAGGTCAAGGCCGAGGTCACCCGCACCGCGCTGCGCCACGTGCCCGAAAGCTGCATCTTCGCCACCAACACCTCGAGCCTGCCGATCAACAAGCTCTCCGAGGCCTCGCTGATGCCCGAGAACTTCGTCGGGCTGCATTTCTTCTCGCCGGTCGAGAAGATGATGCTGGTCGAGGTGATCAAGGGCGCCCGCACCGGGCCGCGCGCCGTGGCCAAGGCGCTCGACTTCGCGCGGATGATCCGCAAGACCCCGATCGTGGTGAACGACGCGCGCTTCTTCTACGCCAACCGCTGCATCATCCCCTATCTCAACGAGGGCATCCGCATGCTGCGCGAGGGCGTCGCCCCGGCGCTGATCGAGAATGCCGCGAAGCTCGCCGGAATGCCGCTCGGGCCGCTGCAGCTGGTCGACGAGACCTCGATCGAGCTCGGGGTGAAGATCGCGCAGGCCACCAAGGCGGCGATGGGCGAGAGCTACCGCGACGCCGACGTCGACGAGGTGCTGGGCCGGATGGTCGAACTCGGCCGGCTCGGGCGCAAGGCGGGCGCCGGCTTCTACGCCTACGAGGACGGCAAGCGGCTCGGGCTCTGGGAGGGGCTGGCCGCGGAATGGCCTGTCGCCGCCGAGCAGCCGGACCTCATGGAGCTGCAGCACCGCCTGCTCTTCGTGCAGAGCCTCGAGGCGGTGCGCGCGCTGGAACGGCACGTGCTGTCGGACATCCGCGAGGGCGACGTGGGCGCGGTGCTGGGCTGGGGCTTTGCGCCCTGGTCGGGCGGGCCGTTCTCGTGGCTCGACATGCTGGGCGCGCCCTATGCCGCCGCGCGCGCTGCCGAGCTGGCCGAGCGCCACGGCCGCCGCTTCGCCTGCCCCGAGACGCTGGCCGAGATGGCGCGGAAAGGCCAGAGCTTCTACGGCAGCCGCGCAGCGGGGACCTAG
- a CDS encoding alpha/beta fold hydrolase, translating to MFELVEFPSEGAILRGRHYAHADGAGVTLVMAHGTSATVPMAMDAYAEAFFAAGYDVLAYDHRGFGASGGEPRQEINPWTQGRGYRDAVAYLRRGGGAGRIALWGDSYSAMVVLVAGALIEEIGAIVAQIPACGASLPGEMPEGAFELLRETFAGGDVSGGPGETTGPLPVVSFDQAGTPSLLTPIQAFRWFIEYGGRFGTLWQNRVTRVIPATPVPFTPWITAPRLVMPVLVMVGRGDEMPGCDPEVQRAVYARIPGRKSFHEIDGGHFGLLWTDGPLFEEAAAAQVGFLRTHLPPSVLT from the coding sequence ATGTTCGAACTGGTCGAGTTTCCCTCGGAAGGGGCTATCCTGCGCGGGCGGCACTATGCCCATGCGGACGGGGCGGGGGTCACCCTCGTCATGGCGCATGGCACCTCGGCGACGGTGCCCATGGCGATGGATGCCTATGCCGAGGCCTTCTTTGCCGCGGGCTACGATGTGCTGGCCTATGACCACCGCGGCTTCGGCGCGAGCGGCGGCGAGCCGCGGCAGGAGATCAACCCGTGGACCCAGGGCCGCGGCTACCGCGACGCCGTCGCCTACCTGCGGCGCGGCGGCGGGGCCGGGCGCATCGCGCTCTGGGGTGACAGCTACTCCGCGATGGTGGTGCTGGTGGCGGGGGCGCTGATCGAGGAGATCGGCGCCATCGTCGCGCAGATCCCCGCCTGTGGCGCCAGCCTGCCGGGGGAGATGCCCGAGGGCGCGTTCGAGCTGCTGCGCGAGACCTTCGCGGGCGGCGATGTCTCGGGCGGGCCGGGCGAGACGACGGGCCCGCTGCCGGTGGTCTCCTTCGACCAGGCCGGAACGCCCTCGCTGCTGACCCCGATCCAGGCCTTCCGCTGGTTCATCGAATACGGCGGGCGCTTCGGCACGCTCTGGCAGAACCGGGTGACGCGGGTGATCCCGGCGACGCCGGTGCCCTTCACCCCCTGGATCACCGCGCCGCGGCTGGTCATGCCGGTGCTGGTGATGGTCGGGCGCGGCGACGAGATGCCGGGCTGCGACCCCGAGGTGCAGCGCGCGGTCTACGCCCGCATCCCGGGGCGCAAATCCTTCCACGAGATCGACGGCGGCCATTTCGGCCTGCTCTGGACCGACGGCCCGCTCTTCGAGGAGGCGGCGGCGGCGCAGGTGGGCTTCCTCAGGACCCACCTGCCGCCGAGCGTCCTGACCTAG
- the ccrA gene encoding crotonyl-CoA carboxylase/reductase, with product MALDSKTEIAPYDAPMKDLYEIGEMPPLGHVPKQMYAWAIRRERHGEPDKSFQKEVVDTWEIDSSEVLVLVMAAGVNYNGVWAGLGVPISPFDGHGAPYHIAGSDASGIVWKVGDKVTRWKVGDEVVIHCNQDDGDDEECNGGDPMFSPSQRIWGYETPDGSFAQFTRVQAQQLMPRPKHLTWEESACYTLTLATAYRMLFGHEPHELKPGQNVLVWGASGGLGSYAIQLINTAGANAIGVISDESKREFVMSMGAKGVINRNEFKCWGQLPKVNTPEYNDWLKEARKFGKAIWDITGKGVSVDMVFEHPGEATFPVSALVCKKGGMVVICAGTSGFNCTFDVRYMWMHQKRLQGSHFAHLKQASAANKLMIERRLDPCMSEVFSWDEIPAAHVKMLRNQHKPGNMAVLVQAPRTGLRTFEDALTG from the coding sequence ATGGCGCTGGACAGCAAGACCGAGATCGCGCCCTACGACGCGCCGATGAAGGACCTCTACGAGATCGGCGAGATGCCGCCCCTCGGCCACGTGCCGAAGCAGATGTACGCCTGGGCGATCCGCCGCGAGCGTCACGGCGAGCCGGACAAGTCCTTCCAGAAGGAGGTTGTCGACACCTGGGAGATCGACAGCTCGGAAGTGCTGGTCCTGGTGATGGCGGCCGGGGTCAACTACAACGGCGTCTGGGCCGGGCTCGGCGTGCCGATCAGCCCCTTCGACGGCCATGGCGCGCCCTATCACATCGCGGGCTCGGACGCCTCGGGCATCGTCTGGAAGGTGGGCGACAAGGTCACCCGCTGGAAGGTCGGTGACGAGGTGGTCATCCACTGCAACCAGGATGACGGCGACGACGAGGAGTGCAACGGCGGCGATCCGATGTTCTCGCCCTCGCAGCGGATCTGGGGCTACGAGACGCCGGACGGCAGCTTCGCCCAGTTCACCCGCGTGCAGGCGCAGCAGCTGATGCCGCGGCCGAAGCACCTCACCTGGGAGGAAAGCGCCTGCTACACGCTGACGCTGGCCACCGCCTACCGGATGCTCTTCGGCCACGAGCCGCACGAGCTGAAGCCGGGGCAGAACGTGCTGGTCTGGGGCGCCTCGGGCGGGCTCGGCTCCTACGCGATCCAGCTGATCAACACCGCGGGCGCCAATGCCATCGGGGTGATCTCGGACGAGAGCAAGCGCGAGTTCGTCATGTCGATGGGCGCCAAGGGCGTCATCAACCGCAACGAGTTCAAGTGCTGGGGCCAGCTGCCCAAGGTCAACACGCCCGAGTACAACGACTGGCTCAAGGAGGCGCGCAAGTTCGGCAAGGCGATCTGGGACATCACCGGCAAGGGCGTCAGCGTCGACATGGTCTTCGAGCACCCGGGCGAGGCGACCTTCCCGGTCTCGGCGCTGGTCTGCAAAAAGGGCGGCATGGTGGTGATCTGCGCCGGCACCTCCGGCTTCAACTGCACCTTCGACGTGCGCTACATGTGGATGCACCAGAAGCGCCTGCAGGGCTCGCACTTCGCCCATCTCAAGCAGGCCTCGGCGGCGAACAAGCTGATGATCGAGCGGCGGCTCGATCCCTGCATGTCCGAGGTGTTCAGCTGGGACGAGATCCCCGCGGCGCATGTGAAGATGCTGCGCAACCAGCACAAGCCCGGCAACATGGCGGTGCTGGTGCAGGCCCCGCGCACCGGGCTGCGCACCTTCGAGGACGCGCTGACGGGCTGA
- a CDS encoding protein meaA, with protein sequence MKDSTSPRQPDRPWLIRTYAGHSTASASNALYRANLAKGQTGLSVAFDLPTQTGYDSDHVLARGEVGKVGVPVCHLGDMRALFAQIPLEQMNTSMTINATAPWLLALYIAVAEEQGADIAQLQGTVQNDLIKEYLSRGTYICPPKPSLKMIGDVAEYCYTHVPKWNPMNVCSYHLQEAGATPEQELAFALATACAVLDELKPRVAPEDFPALTGRISFFVNAGIRFVTEMCKMRAFVDLWDEILQERYGVAESKYRRFRYGVQVNSLGLTEQQPENNVYRILIEMLAVTLSKKARARAVQLPAWNEALGLPRPWDQQWSMRMQQILAYETDLLEFDDLFDGNPAVDRKVEALKEGARAELANIDSMGGAIGAIDYMKSRLVDANADRLGRIERNETTVVGVNRWVEGEVSPLVGADGGIMVVDPAVEENQIATLREWRAGRDANAVAQALADLRRAAEAGENVMPASITCARAGVTTGEWAGEMRAVHGEYRGPTGVAKAVSNRTEGLDDIRAAVDAVSDRLGRRLRFLVGKPGLDGHSNGAEQIAFRARDCGMDIDYEGIRLTPEQIVAQAGKGAHVLGLSILSGSHIPLIEDIMQRLRAEGLTHIPVVVGGIIPEEDAARLKALGVARIYTPKNFELNGIMKDIINLVDPECVAAQ encoded by the coding sequence ATGAAAGACAGCACCAGCCCGCGCCAGCCCGACCGTCCCTGGCTGATCCGCACCTATGCCGGACACTCGACCGCCAGCGCCTCGAACGCGCTCTACCGGGCGAACCTCGCCAAGGGGCAGACCGGCCTGTCGGTGGCCTTCGACCTGCCCACGCAGACCGGCTACGACAGCGATCACGTGCTGGCGCGCGGCGAGGTCGGCAAGGTGGGCGTGCCGGTCTGCCATCTCGGCGACATGCGCGCGCTCTTCGCGCAGATCCCGCTCGAGCAGATGAACACCTCGATGACGATCAACGCGACCGCGCCCTGGCTGCTGGCGCTCTATATCGCGGTGGCCGAGGAGCAGGGGGCCGACATCGCGCAGCTGCAGGGCACGGTGCAGAACGACCTGATCAAGGAATACCTCAGCCGCGGCACCTATATCTGCCCGCCGAAACCGTCATTGAAGATGATCGGCGACGTGGCCGAATATTGCTACACCCATGTTCCCAAGTGGAACCCGATGAATGTCTGCTCCTACCATTTGCAGGAAGCGGGCGCGACGCCCGAGCAGGAACTGGCCTTTGCCCTCGCCACCGCCTGCGCGGTGCTCGACGAATTGAAGCCGCGGGTGGCGCCCGAAGATTTCCCGGCACTCACCGGACGCATCAGCTTTTTCGTCAATGCCGGCATCCGATTTGTGACCGAGATGTGCAAGATGCGCGCCTTTGTCGATCTCTGGGACGAAATCCTGCAGGAGCGCTACGGCGTGGCGGAGTCGAAATACCGCCGGTTCCGCTATGGGGTGCAGGTCAACAGCCTCGGCCTGACCGAGCAGCAGCCGGAAAACAATGTCTACCGAATCCTGATCGAGATGCTGGCAGTCACGCTCTCGAAGAAAGCCCGCGCCCGCGCGGTGCAATTGCCCGCCTGGAACGAGGCGCTTGGCCTGCCCCGCCCCTGGGATCAGCAATGGTCGATGCGGATGCAGCAGATTCTCGCCTACGAGACCGACCTGCTGGAATTCGACGACCTCTTCGACGGCAATCCCGCGGTCGACCGCAAGGTCGAGGCGCTGAAAGAGGGCGCCCGCGCCGAGCTTGCCAATATCGACTCCATGGGCGGCGCGATTGGCGCGATCGACTACATGAAATCACGGCTCGTCGATGCCAATGCCGACCGGCTCGGCCGAATTGAGCGCAACGAGACCACCGTCGTCGGCGTCAACCGCTGGGTCGAGGGGGAAGTCTCGCCGCTTGTCGGCGCGGACGGCGGCATCATGGTCGTGGATCCGGCGGTCGAGGAAAACCAGATCGCGACCCTGAGGGAATGGCGCGCCGGCCGCGACGCAAATGCCGTCGCGCAGGCACTCGCAGACCTTCGCCGCGCCGCCGAAGCCGGCGAAAATGTCATGCCCGCCTCGATCACCTGCGCGCGCGCCGGGGTCACCACCGGCGAATGGGCCGGGGAAATGCGCGCGGTTCACGGCGAATACCGCGGCCCCACGGGCGTTGCCAAGGCCGTCTCGAACCGCACCGAGGGGCTCGACGACATCCGCGCCGCCGTCGATGCGGTCAGCGACCGGCTCGGGCGCCGCCTGCGCTTTCTCGTCGGCAAGCCGGGGCTCGACGGGCATTCCAACGGCGCCGAGCAGATTGCCTTCCGCGCCCGAGATTGCGGAATGGACATAGACTACGAGGGAATTCGCCTGACGCCGGAACAGATCGTCGCCCAGGCGGGCAAGGGCGCGCATGTGCTGGGGCTTTCCATTCTCTCCGGAAGTCACATCCCGCTCATCGAGGATATAATGCAGAGGTTGCGCGCCGAGGGGCTGACGCATATCCCGGTGGTCGTCGGAGGCATCATCCCCGAAGAGGATGCCGCCCGGCTCAAGGCGCTTGGCGTGGCCCGGATCTACACGCCGAAGAATTTCGAGCTGAACGGCATTATGAAAGACATCATTAACCTTGTAGATCCGGAATGTGTCGCCGCTCAATAA
- a CDS encoding H-NS histone family protein: MNIDLDTLSKDELKQLKSDVEKALVTIDARRKAEAKRAAEQVAKEFGYSLEDIIAAGGTKGSKGAPKYANPADPAQTWTGRGRKPNWVIEALDEGKSLEDLAL; the protein is encoded by the coding sequence GTGAATATTGATCTTGATACCCTGTCCAAGGACGAGCTGAAGCAGCTGAAGTCCGACGTTGAGAAAGCTCTGGTGACAATAGACGCCCGCCGCAAGGCAGAAGCAAAGCGTGCCGCCGAGCAAGTCGCCAAGGAATTCGGCTACTCTCTCGAAGACATCATCGCAGCCGGGGGCACCAAGGGCTCCAAGGGTGCGCCCAAATACGCAAATCCGGCCGATCCGGCACAAACCTGGACCGGCCGTGGCCGCAAACCCAACTGGGTGATCGAAGCCCTCGACGAAGGGAAGTCGCTCGAAGATCTCGCACTCTGA
- the deoD gene encoding purine-nucleoside phosphorylase produces the protein MTVHIGAKPGDIAETVLMPGDPLRAEWVAETFLEDAVCVNRVRGMYGFTGTWKGHRVTVHGSGMGMPSLSIYANELIRDYGAKTLIRIGSCGAMQESVSVRDVILAMTASTLSTPSRGIFRELNFAPCADFGLLRAASDAAERIGAKTHVGGIYSADVFYDERPDLNEIMVRHGILGVEMEAAELYNLAARHGVRALAVLTVSDHLITHEALPAEDRQSSFAEMVEIALEAAFS, from the coding sequence ATGACGGTCCATATCGGAGCAAAGCCCGGCGACATCGCCGAAACGGTTCTGATGCCCGGAGATCCGCTGCGCGCGGAATGGGTTGCGGAAACGTTTCTGGAAGACGCGGTCTGCGTCAACCGGGTGCGTGGCATGTACGGATTCACCGGGACCTGGAAAGGTCACCGGGTCACTGTGCATGGCTCCGGCATGGGGATGCCTAGCCTGTCCATCTACGCCAACGAACTGATCCGGGACTACGGGGCGAAGACCCTGATCCGCATCGGCTCCTGCGGCGCGATGCAGGAAAGCGTGTCGGTGCGCGATGTCATCCTCGCGATGACCGCGAGCACCCTGTCGACACCGTCTCGCGGCATCTTCCGCGAGCTGAACTTTGCGCCCTGTGCCGACTTCGGCCTGTTGCGCGCCGCATCAGATGCCGCAGAACGCATCGGTGCGAAGACCCATGTGGGCGGCATCTACTCGGCCGACGTGTTCTACGACGAGCGCCCCGATCTCAACGAGATCATGGTCCGTCACGGGATCCTCGGCGTCGAGATGGAAGCCGCCGAGCTCTACAACCTCGCCGCACGCCATGGAGTGCGGGCGCTGGCGGTGCTCACCGTTTCCGACCATCTCATCACGCATGAGGCGCTGCCTGCCGAAGACCGGCAGAGCTCCTTCGCCGAGATGGTCGAGATCGCGCTCGAAGCCGCGTTCTCCTGA
- a CDS encoding DUF1989 domain-containing protein, with protein sequence MTQAPADAEARRAIPPVICYPNETLPVPDMALYRAALAQAELVETVVAAPREACAFRVPAGGFFRIRSVEAPQVGDLNLWNAADLSERFYSGKTRALHGTHLTTGERMWSSFPHLRPMATIVEDSLDWYGIDAFGGSVHDVIGTRCDPHTHYLLSGGGQYHHCCHSNLTRALAGATGLPVAEAAREVHDVLNVFMCTGFTRDTGQYFMKASPVRPGDHLTFFAEIDLLGALSACPGGDCSSEHSSDTARCAPLEVDILSVPQAALQGWSSPQRNGYDGTHGL encoded by the coding sequence ATGACCCAGGCCCCCGCCGATGCAGAGGCGCGCCGCGCGATTCCGCCGGTGATCTGCTACCCGAACGAGACGCTGCCGGTGCCGGACATGGCGCTCTACCGTGCCGCGCTGGCGCAGGCGGAGCTGGTCGAGACCGTCGTCGCCGCCCCGCGCGAGGCCTGCGCCTTCCGCGTGCCGGCGGGGGGCTTCTTCCGCATCCGCAGCGTCGAGGCGCCGCAGGTGGGCGATCTCAACCTCTGGAACGCCGCGGACCTGTCGGAGCGCTTCTACTCGGGCAAGACCCGCGCCCTGCACGGCACGCACCTGACCACCGGCGAGCGCATGTGGTCGAGCTTTCCGCACCTGCGCCCGATGGCGACCATCGTCGAGGACAGCCTCGACTGGTACGGCATCGACGCCTTTGGCGGCTCTGTGCATGACGTGATCGGCACGCGCTGCGATCCGCACACGCATTACCTGCTCAGCGGCGGCGGCCAGTACCACCATTGCTGCCATTCCAACCTGACCCGCGCGCTGGCCGGGGCGACCGGCCTGCCGGTGGCGGAGGCGGCGCGCGAGGTGCATGACGTGCTCAACGTCTTCATGTGCACCGGCTTCACCCGCGACACCGGCCAGTATTTCATGAAGGCAAGCCCGGTGCGTCCGGGCGATCACCTGACCTTCTTCGCCGAGATCGACCTGCTGGGCGCGCTCAGCGCCTGCCCGGGCGGCGACTGCAGCAGCGAGCACAGTTCCGACACGGCGCGCTGCGCCCCGCTCGAGGTCGACATCCTGTCGGTGCCGCAGGCGGCGCTGCAAGGCTGGAGCTCGCCGCAGCGCAACGGCTACGACGGCACGCACGGGCTCTAG
- a CDS encoding acyltransferase: MVNIATLRGAAQASARSSSSVSFTTLQAGRAIAAIAVVFFHAHVFFLPERLHPGQSVSPVFDMGYSGVEFFFVLSGFIMFLVHRRDIGQRGAGLRFLVKRVLRILPFYWCVLLGLIALTLLGLGSARLDLARALHAAFLLPMADGSPLLIEPAWTLTHEFLFYGFFALILFLPRAGAAVFVAWQLATAALSVGGDAAYPLSTLFGTHNLLFPMGMLAAWAYPKFELRGARIAAILGVLGFLVVGLGDVFDVLSFSREARTVLFGAFAMLGVAGVARLESGGALGAGRAMVFLGDASYAIYLVHGLALALLTKVMLALGLGQVLPPALTLLILVVGAMATGVLAHLVVERPLLRWLRTRVMRPRRSGGLVPGE, from the coding sequence ATGGTAAATATCGCGACGTTGCGCGGGGCTGCGCAGGCTTCCGCGCGCAGTTCATCTTCCGTCTCCTTCACCACGTTGCAGGCCGGGCGGGCGATCGCCGCGATCGCCGTGGTCTTCTTCCATGCGCATGTCTTCTTCCTGCCGGAACGGCTGCACCCGGGGCAATCGGTCAGCCCGGTCTTCGACATGGGCTATTCCGGGGTGGAATTCTTCTTCGTCCTGAGCGGCTTCATCATGTTCCTGGTGCATCGGCGCGACATCGGCCAGCGCGGCGCCGGGCTGCGCTTCCTCGTCAAGCGCGTGCTGCGCATCCTGCCGTTCTACTGGTGCGTGCTGCTCGGCCTCATCGCGCTGACGCTGCTGGGTCTCGGCAGCGCCCGGCTCGACCTGGCCCGCGCGCTGCACGCGGCCTTCCTGCTGCCGATGGCGGACGGCAGCCCGCTGCTGATCGAACCGGCCTGGACGCTGACCCACGAGTTCCTGTTCTACGGCTTCTTCGCGCTCATCCTGTTCCTGCCGCGTGCCGGGGCCGCGGTCTTCGTCGCCTGGCAGCTGGCGACGGCGGCCCTGTCGGTGGGAGGCGACGCCGCCTATCCGTTGAGCACGCTCTTCGGCACCCACAACCTGCTCTTCCCGATGGGGATGCTCGCGGCCTGGGCCTATCCGAAGTTCGAGCTGCGCGGGGCCCGGATCGCCGCCATCCTGGGCGTGCTCGGCTTCCTGGTGGTCGGGCTCGGCGATGTCTTCGACGTGCTGAGCTTCTCGCGCGAGGCGCGGACCGTGCTCTTTGGCGCCTTCGCCATGCTGGGCGTCGCGGGCGTTGCCCGGCTCGAGAGCGGCGGGGCGCTCGGCGCGGGCCGGGCCATGGTGTTCCTCGGCGATGCCTCCTACGCGATCTACCTCGTGCACGGGCTGGCGCTGGCGCTGCTCACCAAGGTCATGCTGGCGCTGGGGCTCGGGCAGGTGCTGCCGCCAGCGCTGACGCTGCTGATCCTCGTCGTCGGGGCGATGGCGACAGGGGTGCTGGCGCATCTCGTCGTCGAACGCCCGCTGCTGCGCTGGCTGCGCACGCGGGTGATGCGGCCGCGGCGCAGCGGGGGGCTCGTACCCGGCGAGTGA
- a CDS encoding succinate dehydrogenase iron-sulfur subunit, with protein MVQFTLPKNSKIRTGKTWPKPEGATNVRAFKIYRWNPDDGENPRVDTYFLDMDKCGPMVLDALIKIKNEIDPTLTFRRSCREGICGSCAMNIDGINTLACIYGLDEVKGDVKIYPLPHMPVVKDLIPDLTHFYAQHASIMPWLETKTNRPQKEWRQSIEDRKKLDGLYECVMCASCSTACPSYWWNSDRYLGPAALLHAYRWIIDSRDEATGERLDNLEDPFKLYRCHTIMNCAKTCPKGLNPAKAIAEIKHMMLERHV; from the coding sequence ATGGTTCAATTCACACTTCCCAAGAACTCCAAGATCCGCACCGGCAAGACCTGGCCGAAGCCCGAGGGCGCGACCAACGTGCGGGCGTTCAAGATCTACCGCTGGAACCCCGATGACGGCGAGAACCCGCGGGTCGACACCTACTTCCTCGACATGGACAAGTGCGGTCCGATGGTCCTGGACGCGCTGATCAAGATCAAGAACGAGATCGATCCGACGCTGACCTTCCGCCGCTCGTGCCGCGAGGGCATCTGCGGTTCCTGCGCGATGAACATCGACGGGATCAACACGCTGGCCTGCATCTACGGCCTCGACGAGGTGAAGGGCGACGTGAAAATCTACCCGCTGCCGCACATGCCGGTGGTCAAGGACCTGATCCCCGACCTGACGCATTTCTACGCGCAGCACGCGTCGATCATGCCCTGGCTCGAGACCAAGACGAACCGTCCGCAGAAGGAATGGCGTCAGTCGATCGAGGACCGCAAGAAGCTCGACGGTCTTTACGAGTGCGTCATGTGCGCCTCGTGCTCGACCGCCTGCCCGAGCTACTGGTGGAACTCCGACCGCTATCTCGGCCCGGCCGCGCTGCTGCACGCCTACCGCTGGATCATCGACAGCCGTGACGAAGCCACGGGCGAGCGCCTCGACAACCTCGAGGATCCGTTCAAGCTCTACCGCTGCCACACGATCATGAACTGCGCCAAGACCTGCCCCAAGGGTCTGAACCCGGCAAAGGCGATCGCCGAGATCAAGCACATGATGCTCGAGCGGCACGTCTGA